Proteins co-encoded in one Apis mellifera strain DH4 linkage group LG15, Amel_HAv3.1, whole genome shotgun sequence genomic window:
- the LOC725717 gene encoding polycomb group RING finger protein 3, giving the protein MVITSAMERRIKLKTLNSHITCKICKGYLIDATTVTECLHTFCKSCLVKHLEEKHTCPTCQIVIHQSHPLQYISFDRTMQDIVYKLVPDLQENEIKREREFYRARGLPCPKDILPNAGDVEEEKATADAHAESDYHRTDEQVNVCLECINTSLKTLKRRFIRCSAQATITHLKKFIAKKVLNGMEKYRDIDILCNDELLGKDHTLKFVYVTRWRFRDPPLRLQYRPRIDI; this is encoded by the exons atggtgATTACCAGTGCCATGGAGaggagaattaaattaaaaacattgaaCAGTCACATAACATGCAAGATATGCAAAGGTTATTTGATAGATGCCACTACTGTTACAGAATGTTTACATACATTTTGTAAAAGCTGTCTAGTGAAACATTTAGAAGAAAAGCATACTTGTCCAACATGTCAAATTGTCATACATCAATCTCATCCTCTCCAATATATAAGCTTTGACAGAACTATGCAAGATATTGTCTATAAATTAGTTCCTGATCTTCAAGAAA atgaaattaaaagagaaagagaattttatagaGCAAGAGGTTTACCTTGCCCAAAAGATATATTACCAAATGCTGGAGATGTTGAAGAGGAAAAGGCAACAGCAGATGCACATGCAGAATCAGATTATCATCGTACTGATGAACAG GTTAATGTATGTTTGGAATGCATAAATACAAGTTTAAAGACTTTGAAACGAAGATTTATCAGATGCTCTGCCCAAGCAACTATTAcgcatttaaaaaagtttattgcCAAGAAAGTGttaaatggaatggaaaaatatcgagat attgatattttatgtaatgatGAACTATTAGGTAAGGACCATACATTAAAATTCGTTTATGTAACAAGATGGAGGTTCCGGGACCCACCTTTAAGGCTACAATATAGACCACGAAtagatatttaa